Proteins from a genomic interval of Sphingobacterium sp. SYP-B4668:
- the kdpA gene encoding potassium-transporting ATPase subunit KdpA, with translation MNTEILGVVFMFLLTVVLAIPFGKYIAKVFLHEKTWLDGILGPLDKAIFKLTGIDPTVEMTWKQHLVALLTINMVWFLLSMLVLMNQGWLPLNPDYNPSMSADLAFNTTISFVVNCNLQHYSGEIGMSYLGQFWLMFLQFVSAATGIAAAVVLFKAFQVRSSAVLGNFYDFFIKSCTRILLPLSLVIAAILVFNGTPMTFEGKDTMISLEGDTVQVSRGPAAGFIAIKHVGTNGGGFFGVNSNHPFENPSYLSNITEMFAQMIIPLAMIFAFGYFIKRRKISWMIFGVMTIGFLILAIPNIVMEAKGNPMITQMGIDNSLGNTEGKETRFGTIASGYWSIATTVISTGSINSMHDSTMPLSGMNQLLAMMINAFYGGCGVGMLNFFVFIILAVFISGLMVGRTPEFLGKKIEAREMKIAMIIALLHPFLILVGTALATALPAYGMATLNNPGFHGFSEMLYEYTSSAANNGSGFEGLGDNTLWWNISTGFVLILGRFLPIIGPVAIAGLLANKKYIPESAGTLKTDTSTFGLMVFAVIAIIAALSFFPALALGPIAEHFSLK, from the coding sequence ATGAATACTGAAATTCTAGGGGTAGTCTTTATGTTTCTACTGACCGTAGTACTAGCTATCCCTTTTGGAAAATATATAGCCAAAGTCTTCCTGCATGAAAAGACCTGGCTGGACGGCATATTAGGGCCATTAGACAAGGCTATTTTCAAATTGACAGGGATTGATCCTACTGTTGAAATGACATGGAAGCAGCATTTAGTAGCCTTGTTGACCATCAATATGGTCTGGTTCCTGTTAAGTATGCTGGTGCTGATGAATCAAGGTTGGCTCCCACTGAATCCTGATTACAATCCCAGCATGTCTGCTGACCTCGCCTTCAATACCACGATTTCATTTGTCGTAAACTGTAACCTGCAGCATTATTCTGGTGAGATAGGGATGAGTTATCTGGGCCAGTTTTGGTTAATGTTTTTACAATTCGTGAGTGCAGCGACAGGTATTGCTGCTGCAGTCGTATTATTCAAAGCTTTTCAGGTCAGATCCAGTGCTGTGTTGGGTAATTTTTACGACTTTTTTATTAAGTCCTGTACCCGTATTCTATTGCCTCTTTCACTCGTAATTGCTGCAATCTTGGTATTCAATGGTACACCCATGACTTTTGAAGGGAAGGATACCATGATTTCCTTGGAAGGGGATACCGTACAAGTATCCAGGGGGCCAGCTGCAGGTTTTATTGCCATCAAGCATGTCGGCACCAATGGTGGTGGTTTCTTTGGAGTGAATTCCAATCATCCCTTCGAAAATCCCAGCTATCTTTCCAATATAACGGAAATGTTTGCCCAAATGATTATTCCTTTAGCGATGATTTTTGCCTTTGGTTATTTTATCAAACGTAGGAAGATATCATGGATGATATTTGGTGTTATGACCATCGGTTTCTTAATCTTGGCTATCCCTAATATCGTGATGGAAGCCAAAGGAAACCCCATGATTACACAAATGGGAATAGACAATTCGCTGGGGAATACCGAAGGTAAGGAGACACGATTTGGGACTATCGCTTCAGGTTATTGGAGTATCGCGACCACCGTCATTTCTACAGGATCGATTAATTCTATGCACGACAGTACGATGCCTTTGAGCGGGATGAATCAACTCCTGGCAATGATGATTAATGCTTTTTATGGCGGCTGTGGAGTAGGGATGCTCAATTTCTTTGTCTTTATCATTTTGGCAGTTTTTATCAGTGGTCTTATGGTTGGACGCACACCGGAGTTTCTCGGAAAGAAGATAGAAGCACGAGAGATGAAGATCGCCATGATCATAGCATTACTACATCCATTTCTCATCCTTGTTGGAACCGCATTGGCTACCGCATTACCGGCATATGGGATGGCGACGTTGAACAATCCCGGTTTTCATGGGTTTAGCGAGATGCTATACGAATACACTTCATCGGCAGCAAACAACGGCAGCGGATTTGAAGGCCTGGGGGATAATACCCTATGGTGGAATATCAGCACAGGTTTTGTTCTAATCCTTGGACGTTTTCTGCCCATTATAGGACCTGTGGCCATCGCGGGGTTGTTGGCGAATAAAAAATATATCCCTGAGAGTGCAGGTACCTTGAAGACAGATACGTCCACTTTCGGATTGATGGTCTTTGCTGTCATTGCGATTATTGCTGCCTTATCATTTTTCCCGGCGCTGGCACTAGGACCTATTGCCGAACATTTTTCATTGAAATAA